A genomic segment from Bradyrhizobium sp. ISRA430 encodes:
- a CDS encoding uroporphyrinogen-III synthase yields MSILVTRPHPDNEATAESLRARGHVVLLAPALKFEPVPFRDESDADYSAIIITSANAIRAVAPLLRDLDLLKLPLFAVGEHTAAAARDAGFTDVIVAGGDAAALRDKVMQGARDKVLKKKSTLLYLAGADTSRDLGGELGAEGFNVVTQTTYRMAPVRHLPREVCEGFAAHGIRAVLHYSRRSARAFLDAARDEGVEISALSIPQCCLSETVAAVLREAGASQVLVAARPDENALIETLERALRTRLA; encoded by the coding sequence ATGTCCATTCTTGTCACGCGGCCGCATCCTGACAATGAGGCGACTGCGGAAAGTCTGCGCGCGCGAGGTCATGTGGTGCTGCTTGCACCGGCGCTCAAGTTCGAGCCGGTCCCTTTCCGTGATGAAAGCGATGCTGATTACAGCGCCATCATCATCACCTCTGCCAACGCGATCCGCGCCGTGGCGCCGCTGCTAAGGGATCTCGATCTGCTGAAGCTGCCATTGTTTGCGGTCGGCGAGCACACCGCTGCCGCGGCGCGCGACGCCGGCTTCACTGACGTGATCGTTGCCGGCGGCGATGCCGCGGCCTTGCGCGACAAGGTGATGCAGGGCGCGCGCGACAAGGTGTTGAAGAAGAAAAGCACCCTGCTCTATCTGGCCGGCGCGGACACCTCGCGCGATCTCGGCGGCGAGCTTGGTGCGGAGGGGTTCAACGTGGTCACGCAGACCACCTATCGCATGGCCCCGGTCAGGCATCTGCCGCGCGAGGTCTGCGAGGGCTTTGCCGCCCACGGCATTAGAGCGGTGCTGCACTACTCCCGGCGCAGCGCCCGCGCCTTCCTGGACGCGGCCCGCGACGAAGGCGTCGAAATCTCGGCGCTTTCGATCCCGCAATGCTGCCTCTCCGAGACGGTTGCGGCCGTGTTGCGCGAGGCCGGTGCGTCGCAGGTCCTGGTGGCCGCCAGGCCGGACGAAAATGCCTTAATTGAGACCTTGGAGCGTGCTTTGCGCACCCGTTTGGCGTAA
- the tsaD gene encoding tRNA (adenosine(37)-N6)-threonylcarbamoyltransferase complex transferase subunit TsaD, producing MLVLGIETTCDETAAAVIERAPDGRGKILSNIVRSQVEEHARFGGVVPEIAARAHVDLLDGIIDRAMGEAGIGFAQLNGVAAAAGPGLIGGVIVGLTTAKAIAMVHDTPLVAVNHLEAHALTPRLTDGIEFPYCLFLASGGHTQIVAVIGVGRYVRLGTTVDDAIGEAFDKVAKMLGLPYPGGPQVERAAANGDAARFALPRPMQGRADANFSLSGLKTAVRNEASRITPLTPQDISDLCASFQAAVLESTADRLSVGLKLFREQFGAPCALVAAGGVAANQAIRGALHDVARHANTRLIMPPPSLCTDNGAMIAWAGAERLALGMTDTMEAQPRARWLLDANATAPAGFTNTRAGF from the coding sequence ATGTTGGTACTGGGCATCGAAACCACCTGCGACGAGACCGCCGCAGCGGTGATCGAGCGCGCGCCCGACGGCCGCGGCAAGATCCTGTCCAACATCGTGCGGTCGCAGGTCGAGGAGCATGCCCGTTTCGGCGGCGTCGTGCCGGAGATCGCCGCGCGCGCCCACGTCGATCTGCTCGACGGGATCATCGACCGCGCCATGGGCGAGGCCGGCATCGGTTTCGCGCAGCTCAACGGTGTCGCGGCGGCCGCGGGCCCGGGGCTGATTGGCGGCGTCATCGTCGGGCTCACCACCGCGAAGGCGATTGCGATGGTGCACGACACGCCGCTGGTCGCGGTCAATCATCTCGAAGCGCATGCGCTGACGCCACGCCTGACCGACGGCATCGAATTTCCCTACTGCCTGTTTCTTGCCTCCGGTGGCCACACCCAGATCGTTGCGGTGATCGGCGTCGGCCGGTATGTGCGGCTCGGCACCACCGTCGACGACGCGATCGGCGAAGCCTTCGACAAGGTCGCGAAAATGTTGGGCCTGCCCTATCCGGGCGGGCCGCAGGTCGAACGTGCAGCGGCAAACGGCGATGCGGCGCGTTTCGCTCTTCCGCGGCCGATGCAGGGCCGCGCGGACGCGAATTTCTCGCTGTCGGGACTGAAAACGGCCGTGCGCAACGAGGCAAGCCGGATCACACCGCTCACACCGCAGGACATCAGCGATCTCTGCGCGAGCTTCCAGGCCGCTGTATTGGAGTCGACGGCCGACCGCTTGAGTGTCGGCTTAAAACTCTTCCGCGAGCAGTTCGGCGCGCCGTGCGCGCTGGTGGCCGCCGGCGGCGTCGCCGCCAACCAGGCGATCCGTGGCGCTCTGCATGACGTCGCCAGGCACGCGAACACGCGACTGATCATGCCGCCGCCTTCGCTCTGCACCGACAATGGCGCGATGATCGCCTGGGCGGGCGCCGAACGCCTCGCACTCGGCATGACCGACACGATGGAAGCACAGCCCCGCGCGCGCTGGCTGCTCGACGCCAATGCCACGGCACCAGCCGGCTTCACCAACACCCGCGCTGGATTCTAG